Genomic DNA from Acomys russatus chromosome 24, mAcoRus1.1, whole genome shotgun sequence:
TCCAGCACGTACCACCAACACCAGCAGCCCCCGAGCGGTGCGGGCGCCGGCCCTGGAGGTAGCAGCAACGGCGGCAGCAGTAACAGCAGCCTGCACAAGCCCCAGGAGTCGCCAACCCTCCCGGTGTCCACAGCTACCGACAGCAGCTACTACACTAACCAGCAGCACccggcgggcggcggcggcggcggcggcggcgggggggccTCGCCCTACGCACACATGGGCTCCTACCAGTACCACGCCAGCGGCCTCAACAACGTCTCCTACTCCGCCAAAAGCAGCTACGACTTGGGCTACACCGCCGCCTACACCTCCTATGCGCCCTACGGAACCAGTTCGTCCCCGGTCAACAACGAACCTGGTACGCATAACGCTGGCATCTAGGGTGCTAAAGTCGGCCTGGCCACAGGGAGGGATCGGGTAAGCAAGGAGGTTGACCATCCAGAGCTCTAGCCTTGCACTCTGTCCACCGCTTCCTACCCTTAACTCTGCCCAATAACGAACTGCCGGCGAATCACTGTTTCTGTCCCTCCGCGCTCCGAGAGACAGACCCTGTGCGCTGTAGGGTTAAGTGGTGGCATGCTGTGCAtgcctctgggggggggggtggcgcatTGCTTTGCtgtccccttctcctttctctattgCGAGGGGTCTCCCCGGTCCCTGCAGGGTTCTGTGGCTGGGCCAGTCTGAGCGTGCTGAAGTTGCAAAGGCCGCCTCCAGGCTCCCGCCAAGTTCGCACAGGCCTGGCTGCGAACTTTAGGACCCCTGGGTTGGACGGTGGGTGCTCACGATTTCTTTTCGTTGCAGACAAGGAAGACCTCGAACCTGAAATCCGAATAGTGAACGGGAAGCCAAAGAAAGTCCGTAAACCACGTACCATCTACTCCAGTTTCCAGCTGGCGGCCCTTCAGCGTCGCTTCCAGAAGACCCAGTATCTGGCACTGCCAGAGAGAGCCGAGCTGGCAGCATCCCTGGGCCTCACCCAGACTCAGGTGGGCAAACTGGGCCTGGTTTAGCTGGGAAACCAGGCGCGTTGGAGACAGCTTTTCAAAGGTATATTTTCATCTGTGCTTTCGGGCATCATAAATGTCTAGGCCCaaagcttaaaagaaaacaaaaaaaaaaatatttcaaaaaggaGCCGCCGcgtgggagggaagaaaaggacccGGGTGGACAGAAATGCGACACTACGCG
This window encodes:
- the Dlx2 gene encoding homeobox protein DLX-2; translated protein: MTGVFDSLVADMHSTQITASSTYHQHQQPPSGAGAGPGGSSNGGSSNSSLHKPQESPTLPVSTATDSSYYTNQQHPAGGGGGGGGGGASPYAHMGSYQYHASGLNNVSYSAKSSYDLGYTAAYTSYAPYGTSSSPVNNEPDKEDLEPEIRIVNGKPKKVRKPRTIYSSFQLAALQRRFQKTQYLALPERAELAASLGLTQTQVKIWFQNRRSKFKKMWKSGEIPTEQHPGASASPPCASPPVSAPASWDFGAPQRMAAGGPGSGGSGAGSSGSSPSSAASAFLGNYPWYHQASGSASHLQATAPLLHPSQTPQAHHHHHHHHHAGGGAPVSAGTIF